AGTTTCTCATAGACAATTATGACTGTTTCTGTTTCCATAACTCTTTGGGGGACATGCCATTCATGCTACATCGCTTGGACTTCATCATCATTGACACCAAACGTAAAGACTTCGACACAATTCTGTTGTCACGTAGATGTGTTGAGGCATGGACGGGTGATTACATGTGACATTTGGTGGCgatcggaccgtgtccattggtgTCGCAGCCATATCGTGTTTCGGCACATGATGAGACCTCAGATTTTGAGATGAGCTGTTCAGGGCCGAAGCACGAACCATCATGTGACGTTGGGGCCGCTTGGAGCCTGTCAGCTGGCGTGAGGAGATAATCACCTTCCATGGAAAGGGATCACACAGCCATCAGGCGAGCGTCAGAATGGGCGCCACTAACTTTTCATCTGCCAGGTCTTGAGATGTCAAGATTTGAAGACGACTGGATAACATCCCGAGGAGGAGTTTGTGTTAAAGTACggtgtccccagagtcagaactaaacatatGGAGTTCAGTTatcatgctccaaacatctggaacagactcccagaaacctgcaggtctctAAATCTCTAAAAACAAGTCATGAAATATCTCCTTGTTGTTCAAAAAATCATTTAACAAATTACAattgtttttaaaacatttattatGTCCATGACAGCATCCTGGTCACATGTGGATTAGAGCCCACATCCTGCCACGTATTCGCTCAGGTCACGGTTCTCACAGTGGCTGCGCCAGGCCACCCTGAAACAGACACAGATATTACCCATCTCTTCATGTGTATGACGGTTTGTGTAGAAAACTCCTGGCAGTCACCTGATCCGTTCTTACCAGGCTTTGATGCCATTGGGGTCCCTAACAACGCGCTTGGCACAAGTGATCGCCACACCGACATCATTGGTCAGAAGATCTGTGAAAAAACAAGGCAACCAGGATTTGAAGGCTCATTAAAAAAGTAAATATAAATGCATGTTGTTAAGGGACTGTGTTTCTTTCATccaaagcacttttgaatgtgccATCCACAAAGAATCATGTTTCCTCAACACCTGCTAGATaaaatattaacattttaacacCATTTTTACTACAAAAACTGAACTGTATTATCTCATGTTTGTGCCATTCTAGCTATCTTTTCAGGAGAACATTcactttaaataaacatacagatGGCAAATGGGATTGTAAGGATGATGTTTGCTTTTGAGAGCTTGTTTACACACCGGTACAACTTTCCCCAACATATTTGGTCAGCAGGTCTGAGGAGTGGAAACACAAGGTCCTCGCTGTTGCTTTTTTAATCTCAACACAGCAATCATAATTTCGATCAACTCAGATCTCCTGTCATCAAGAGAACAATGCCCAGAAATATTTAAGTTGAAAAACAATCCCTCTCATTGCCGCTGGAAATGTTGCATAAGCTCACGCAGATACTGGTGTTTTGTTACAGCTGTAATATTTGAGAAATCTTGTTTTATTACCCATGTGTGCCTGGTCAAGGTCCCTTTCAGAGAAGGGGGCGTTActcaaaaaaagtaatatattacatattactaaaagaaaaagtaatatattactttacttCGCGTTACttccgcccctccctacaggcagatcacgcagactgcggagggagcctcacctgaagcgcaaatgcggcgcacctccagtgttactcgttactttactcgacgTCTTCACTCTGGATTCGGAGGTCCTCattagctattagcttcacGTTAGCATGTTGTCtatgcaggtgcttgttgaggtttgacgttgtgtttgcagcagtggataaaagcttctggcctggacaccgtttgcacctcaccgtcacattcctgtcctttcttcggacaaactcaaaataatgggcagacctccacccctcgaaagtatCGCTGTTgcctcagccatgtttatgcactgCATGTGGACCTatgatgtggacgcgcaagtcgcccAAATGTTACGTAAATATAAACCTTGTCTGTCAAAGGGAGAATCTAGTAATTCTGTACGTTAGTAggctaactgtagtgtgattacggattttataaaagtaacgcgtgtcgggcaatgttagtaactgtagtgttacattactccgttaccgacaaaagtaatattattacagtaacacccaactctggtcccTTTAAGACTCAGGATTATATCATCAGTTTGGTGTGTCATGTGACCATTAAATAGGAAATAGGCCAAGGTTGCAGATGAAtggtccaaaaatcagctcctgtcGTCTTTTCCACTAGTCCTCTGTGTGAAACGTCCCGGGGGTTATGGAGTTAAGGAATAGTGgttaggagaattcaaaaggacttaggaaaaGATGGCCAGGCTTcaagagaatccgactgcactgaCACTATTCAAAGTATTTATGACGCACCAGTGGATGTTCTTAATGTGTGTGTCTACTGTGGGGAAACTAGTTTTCTGTACAGAGTACTACTACAGCGCACATAGATACTTTGCACAGTGCTCTGATGGTGTTGCTATGCAGGCTTTATGAACATGGACAAcagaaaacatatattttaaaatacagTCATTTGATTGTTTGATTATTGCTGTTTAaaagcgcgtgtgtgtgtgtgtgtgtgtgtgtgtccatcacTGACCGCTGCAATTGATGTTGCAAGCGTTGCTGGAGCGGGGGGTTAGGCCGTCCTCACACCACCAGCGGCTGTTGATCTGAAAGATGCCGTAGTCCGTGGATCCGTCGGTGTTATGGTTGGTGCTGGTGGTAGTCCAACTGGACTCCCACTTGCTCAGACAAACCCCTGCAGAGGAAACACAAAAGACCCGTTGAAAGTTCAACGTGGGGCATCGGAACCCATAGACAAGCCTGGTCAGGCAGCTCAGCCTTAGCCGTCAAAACGTATTAGTGAACAGCAAGTCGATCCCACTGCAGCTTTTCCACTAATGAGGATTATTACTGTATGAATACAGAATGAATAGAGAGAGACCAATGGCTTCCTTTAAATGTATTAATACAAACATACATTGAAAGACACTGAACTACAGCGCTGGCTTGAACATGTCAGTGAATCAGATGGTATGGAACAGGTTGAGGCTGTTaatatccagtctgttaacatTGTAGCAGTCATTATGTAATCCTGACCCCCTGTGTCGGTGTGGAAACATCAAAGGTTTCCACGGAGATGCTGAGTGGTCAGTGAGGGGGGAGACTGTCTCATTGACTTTCCATTGAAAAGTACCACTGACATTTACAGTATGCTCCCTGTTCCAAAAGTGAACATTGGAGTCTATGGGTAGGTGTCTGGAGTTTCAGAGCCCTCAAGAGGCAGATGTTACAAATGTTTGCTTTGAAAATCGTGTTGTTCAAATGAAGTGAACCACCACACCAGAAAGGAAGTCACAGGATTTTTTTTCAAGAGATTTTGAAGCACTCCTCCGCTCTTAAGTGTGACATCTTGACTCTCAAGCTCTACAAGACCCACAAAACAACATAGTGTTAAGATCAGAAAAAGGTTTTTCATTTTGTTTGAATAGAGTTTAAACATAGAAAACGGTGGGACAAGAAGAGGGCCAAAAAAGTGTCTTTTGTGAATGCTGAGCAGTACATGTAAATGAGTATTGATTCTGAGACAGTACATGCAGACTCACAGTTCTTATTATACTAAAGCTTATACTCACAGTCAGCCAGGCTGTTGCCATAGTAGCCGTCCATCCCATGAGCCTTTAGCACTCGGGCCCATTCACAGCGCTCGTAGACCTTAGCGCTGGCCAAAGCCACCAGGAGCAGAAACACTAGACTTCTCATGTTTGACTCGCCAGCTGCTGCTAACGTCTGTTACCGTCAAGAGTCTGGGCTGGAACGCTGGTGCTGCTTTATTTCACGATTATTCCTTGTTTGGCTTGGATTTGATCCAACTTCAACAAAACAGTTGAAATCCTGATTTTGGAgttggactttgagcagctgttTGTTCACTGGCAGAGTGTTATCAGTGCGATAAGACCGGCTGGTGTGAAGGACATAGTGGTGGAGCTCTGGCACAAattcatctgcaaatgacaattaCACCTGTGTGGCAACCATGACAAATTACTAATGACTAAATGACTAATCAggggctctgattggtcagcaggcggtgctttcactgagttgaccTCTTATCTGGAACATAACCTATAGATATCGATCCCGGTAAGAAGTGAACCAGCGCCGTAGGACAGAAAACTCTGCGTTAACCCTGAAGTTACATCGCTAAccgcaaatcctgcttcgtagtacaagCCACTGCTGCTTCAAACGGCAAAAATATAACTCAGATAAAACCTAAGAATTCAATTGAATGTTTTCACATCAAAACGGTAACACTGTGCACTTTGTTGCAAGGTTGTAGACTGACACAAGAGAACTCCCAAATTGGTGAATTGTGGTAAAGAGATTAAACAAATGCTGTGCCAGTGCTAGGCTAATCCAGTTGGCTAAAGTGAATAAGCCTGAGCTAACAACATTAGCATTGAACGAAGAACAGTGAAATTAGCTGACTGCTGTAGAGCACAGCTAAAGCTATTGACAACTCACTCAAGAGAATATAAAAACGTTAATACAGAGGCTTTAAGTGCAGACTGTTGTATTTAGCTGAGGCAACTGAACAGCGTTAATACTGAAGCTAAATAAGTTGCGTTTTGTAAGGGATTTTATATCAGGTGTACCCGCGAAAAAAGtgaacgcttttttccgggtacagttctgggtaaaacaaagatgatgcgggtcgggtcgcgggtgttgcataataaatatattaaaataataataatttagtttaatgtttgaaTCCTCAGagctctcccccgcgggaccgcgcataaccataatctctgcagcgcatcaatctgctgctgagcgcaacattcgaaatggctgaggtgaaggcgGATCTCGGAGAATGCagaattttcaataacacttcctcaagagcgaaatccaacgtctggaggCTTCTGGTTCCTAGATGGaggaaataaccaacatcccacgctttttgagccaaatatgcaactgcgtgtgttaataattgcacgttttcactgctcataggatatgcgggttcgggtcggtttGCGGATCTTGTACCGACGGgtcgggttcggtattgcacgtcgcgggtgcgggcGGGAgcggtcttgaaaatcagacccgtgcaggactctgttgTGAATCAGATTTGTTTTGAAGACATACAATTGTGCCAAGTTACACTGTATCTAGTGTGTTTGCTTGccttttatgtaaaaatgatcttacatttaaaaaaacgtttaatttatttttaactAATGAAGCCGTGTTTAAACCAGGGGCATCCAACGTTCCTTGATCTGAGAGACTTGCATCACATCACTTACGTTTATACACATAGCACTCAGTTGTTGTACACGTATGAAATTGGACGTATGAAAATTGGACGTATGAAATTGGAATACCCAAAGCTTATCaacaatcttaaaggtcccccattatactatttttcatcaatatcagaatcaaaattgttacagctcaaatgcattgcaatgactttgttgaaaacttgaaagttaaatgttaaactggaagagtaGAAAAAATAGCGAAGAAgcttaatattaaaaaaaaaaaggtataaattactttattacatgtcatttgttagacgcttttatccaaagcgacttacatacattgaatactgtggacaatccccacaggaacaatttggggtgaagtgtcttgtccagggacacaacgacatgctgactgcagtgggactcgaacttgctaccccctgattcgaagtccagcactctagccactgagccacagccgccaacaaataataaacaacaacatgtatagcctcaatgtcctgaaatagctgaataatgaaatagttgaatggtttctgcagctgaaagtaggctgaaggagttagataTTAAATGTAGTGAATGAATGTGTATTAAGAAGATAAAAGAAAGCGctttgaaaagcagcagaatattttaactgcaaacttacgtcaccaataatgtataaaatatgtggaacatgttgaagtcagtatgaagtgtcctcagtggcggccggcccataggggcgctaggggcgccgccccacctcttcccacatacaaaaaaatatatataaaaaaaatgaaattaaaaaaaatatattaaaaaaatatatatattttatatttttatttttaatgaacaaggtaaatatcatacaattggtatcactaaaatgtataatctacaataaaatctcgtttaaaatggtgttacgatgtctaaagttactgataagtcacatgtttcctgcctggccttgcccatggcattagtttatcattaccgggcggagcccccgagcgaaacagcagcaaccagcacgttgcaaaagtctcaatagtaaactgtgccgccgaaacataatttcagccaatcagcgccgtcaaatattttggtcacgagggcgctcacgttggagcccacgttgcttacgtgaGTTGttgtttagactcgtgagtgaccaaggtgacgcagtagttggatgagaatggtgtgcaggtggagtcggcggacctcggtccgcacccaattccgtgcaagagctactctccaatcctttcgaaaggagaagtttgggagataaattgatacttaaagaccttggaccagaccaacccgatttgtatatcacaacaagctcgtgaaaaagacaacgtatcaacaaggcttctcacatggctagctggatgcaaacgatgcaaacaggtaaatgctatcttttgtttcctatgcttgctcttcaaacagccggggacagatacgatctgttcagaaactagacagaagttaaacgagtacaaaccacagacggtctgtgtcatggagaatacagtcgctggtttagttatgtctgtataggccgttgttgtgagtgtgtacggtcggagcatatactgcgttagcttagccgatctccattcagaaaacaagcattctaaaaggtttttcgcctgcagtctgtctgcagacttgtcaaagcattaattcatggttttaactaaccggtatcagtatgttgttacgtcggcataattttgaaacgtgtattacaatttaatcacggtaaaatatgttcatgttgttgtagctgtagctcccgagccagcgcgtcttgtttgaatgatacgagtaaacacagctggcagccgcggtggaactcgagcgactagagctaTGCgttaggagcgtttagagcgaatattcgcatcgcgtccggtctgaacgcagcattaaagcgagctccgcgctgcactggaaatgcgccattacatcaccagaagtcctaatttaaggggtaatttctcccaaaaaaaaaaaatgttactcactatatcaacagccccaccaaaaatattttccaccagccgccactgagtGTCCATCAGATAGAAAAGAATAGGGTGAGACAGTctgttacggagcgtccacactacagcttcaaaaatagcttggagctgggcgtgtctggagcttggggattttattcaagcaacacgaccaacaaccaatcacatgaatctcccgcccccgacatacaaagcaaaaacccccggggattttatgcgagcaatatatatataaactccccaaacaggcgaaaacctaccagtttcccccactgtctctgccacctccctccatgcctggttcctccggtttgtatcccggtaggtgaagagggtctggtcaaacaaaaccgggtgatttgctacggcgatagttagtttctcctccgacatttttttaaatatagaaatgaacggcgggatatctctcccagcttagacgcggtttgattggctacggcttcagctgtcagattttgggaaacgggatttgattggctggcgctggctactccggcgtctcaggcgacagaagttgaagattggagctgtcgacgctgtagtgtagacgggccgttaaacTGTTTTCGTGTCCGTATGGCTAGGGCCTCAgacaagctaaggacccaagatccgcgtttctctaaacagctggaatagagggatatgagagatttctaaaatgcatgatccgtttgtattttgagaaaaacatcatagacatgtttttatatatttttattagggctgtcaagttaacgcgttaataacgcaaaaaaaaatgtacttcactaattattttaacgcgattaacgcatgtgcattttttgtcctcggccgccccgtagtttcagagcgcattgagtttaaaataccatctacaagctgatgctgacagccccgctcctgccgcccgcttgctgcagaccacacttccacgctcaccggcaggcaccgactggccatcgggagaccgttcgagcatatgccttgagttgcacatagatCCAACGATCCAACAAATAGGCTGCAGTTTGATTTTCACGTCACTCTACACTCGTCGATCAGAGCGAGCGGAGCGCATTTTCGCGagcggagcacattttctcatccgcctcacggagcgtggaaagtgaggggcagggctgcctctcttccgtccgcgtggataggaggtttacctgtgcacctgtgctgttgtggggaggtttttcccgggaagtcgcggagagacggagcggctgcacgttattgtttgggccccctttttccacctgcCCAGTTGTGCTGTGGCGGGGACCTGCTTCCATTTGTCAtgtgctgctgtcctggcgagaTTTTACCCCGGGGGGCGTAACGGAGAGACTGGAGCGGTTTCGCGTTCGGGCTgcggcctgctttacacctgctgtagcggaggcctgtatccacctgctccacctgtcgtgctctacggtgccgaggacgttttaccacggggatatcgctgagagaccggagagcctctacgcctcgagctggtcctgcttcgcctatcctgctgtaggcctactgag
This genomic stretch from Pseudochaenichthys georgianus chromosome 18, fPseGeo1.2, whole genome shotgun sequence harbors:
- the LOC117463426 gene encoding lysozyme C-like — translated: MRSLVFLLLVALASAKVYERCEWARVLKAHGMDGYYGNSLADWVCLSKWESSWTTTSTNHNTDGSTDYGIFQINSRWWCEDGLTPRSSNACNINCSDLLTNDVGVAITCAKRVVRDPNGIKAWVAWRSHCENRDLSEYVAGCGL